A region of Vitis vinifera cultivar Pinot Noir 40024 chromosome 15, ASM3070453v1 DNA encodes the following proteins:
- the LOC100260848 gene encoding glutathione S-transferase zeta class → MSSSSKLVLYSYWQSSCAWRVRFALNLKGLAYEYRSVNLRKGEQFSPEFKKLNPLCFVPVLVDGDIVVSDSFAILLYLNEKYPQNALLPSDPQLRALNLQASNIVSSSMQPLIMQSILKYIEDKFGPAERQLWVRHNTEKGFQALEKLLKDYAGTYATGEEVYMADVFLAPQTAVAEMRFNIDMSKFPTLNGIYKSCKDLPEFQASVPERQPDAEL, encoded by the exons ATGTCTTCGTCTTCCAAGCTTGTCTTGTATTCTTACTGGCAGAGCTCGTGCGCTTGGCGCGTCCGCTTTGCTTTGAACCTCAAAG GACTTGCTTATGAGTATAGATCAGTCAACCTTAGAAAGGGAGAGCAGTTTAGTCCAG AGTTCAAGAAATTAAATCCTCTTTGTTTTGTTCCGGTGTTAGTTGATGGCGATATTGTGGTTTCAGACTCTTTTGCAATCTTACTG TATCTGAACGAGAAGTATCCTCAAAATGCATTATTGCCTTCTGATCCTCAACTAAGAGCTCTCAATCTCCAG GCTTCGAATATTGTTAGCAGCAGTATGCAACCTCTCATTATGCAGTCAATTCTG AAGTAtattgaggacaaatttggtcCCGCAGAACGACAATTATGGGTTCGACATAATACAGAAAAAGGTTTCCAAG CTCTTGAGAAGTTGCTGAAAGATTATGCCGGCACATACGCAACAGGAGAAGAAGTTTATATG GCTGATGTGTTTTTGGCTCCACAAACTGCTGTAGCTGAGATGAGGTTTAATATTGACATg TCCAAGTTCCCTACTTTGAATGGGATATACAAGTCATGCAAGGATTTACCAGAATTCCAAGCCTCTGTGCCAGAAAGACAACCCGATGCTGAACTGTAA